Proteins from a genomic interval of Deltaproteobacteria bacterium:
- the ftsW gene encoding putative lipid II flippase FtsW — MGILFRRKRIEGEGDEKGKKEYRPFDVYLLFVTLFLVFIGLVMVFSSSAVLARERYQDGYFFLKKEILFVFIGILAMLGVRKIPYRVYWKSSYWFLLVALVPMVLVLFVGSGGGQEEVRRWIRVGPFSFQPSEPVKLAVVVFCAYALAKKGEKIKNFARGFLPVISISGVYIGLILLQKDLGSAFVLGLVVFLMLFISGTRLSYLAGASLATIPVLYYLLFSVGFRRQRMLAFLDPWKYQLGTGFQIIQSFVAFQSGGLTGVGLGEGKQKLFYLPEAHTDFIFSVVGEELGLLGVMGVVTLFTIFVFRGLIIAFRCRDLFGVYLAFGLTCLVGLQAFVNIGVVMGLLPTKGLTLPFISYGGTSLITSMVTAGILLNISADEGEEF; from the coding sequence ATGGGTATTCTGTTTAGGCGCAAAAGAATAGAAGGAGAAGGGGACGAAAAGGGGAAAAAAGAATACCGCCCCTTCGACGTCTATCTCCTGTTTGTCACTCTCTTTCTGGTTTTTATCGGCCTTGTTATGGTGTTTTCCTCCAGCGCCGTGCTGGCGCGCGAGCGGTATCAGGACGGGTATTTCTTCCTGAAAAAGGAGATCCTGTTTGTTTTTATCGGCATCCTCGCCATGCTGGGAGTCCGGAAAATTCCATACCGGGTCTATTGGAAATCAAGCTACTGGTTTTTGCTTGTTGCCCTCGTCCCGATGGTTCTGGTTCTCTTTGTCGGATCGGGGGGAGGGCAGGAAGAGGTCAGACGGTGGATACGGGTGGGGCCTTTCAGCTTTCAGCCTTCCGAACCGGTCAAACTGGCCGTGGTTGTTTTTTGCGCCTATGCCCTGGCCAAAAAAGGGGAAAAGATAAAAAATTTCGCGCGGGGATTCCTCCCGGTGATTTCAATTTCCGGCGTGTACATCGGACTGATCCTTTTGCAGAAAGATCTGGGAAGCGCCTTTGTCCTCGGCCTGGTTGTTTTTTTGATGCTTTTTATTTCGGGGACGCGCCTTTCTTATCTGGCGGGCGCCTCCCTCGCGACCATTCCGGTTCTCTACTACCTCCTTTTTTCGGTGGGGTTCCGGCGCCAGAGGATGCTGGCCTTTCTCGACCCCTGGAAATATCAGCTGGGGACCGGGTTCCAGATCATCCAGTCGTTTGTCGCCTTTCAGTCGGGAGGCCTGACGGGGGTCGGCCTGGGAGAGGGAAAACAGAAATTGTTTTATCTCCCCGAGGCACACACCGATTTTATCTTTTCGGTTGTCGGGGAAGAGCTGGGGCTTTTGGGAGTGATGGGTGTTGTGACCCTCTTCACCATTTTTGTCTTTCGGGGGCTGATCATCGCCTTTCGGTGCCGCGATTTGTTCGGGGTCTACCTGGCCTTTGGCCTCACCTGCCTCGTTGGCCTTCAGGCGTTTGTGAATATCGGCGTGGTCATGGGTCTGCTTCCGACAAAGGGACTGACGCTCCCCTTCATCAGCTATGGCGGAACATCGCTCATCACCTCCATGGTGACGGCGGGGATTTTGCTCAATATCTCGGCGGATGAGGGGGAGGAATTCTGA
- the murG gene encoding undecaprenyldiphospho-muramoylpentapeptide beta-N-acetylglucosaminyltransferase, with protein sequence MKLIIAGGGTGGHLFSGLAVAEEWKARGGSVLFVGTPKGLEKDLVPKYGYRLEMISVSSLKGSGIFSKLKTLAGIPGAILNSRRLLKEEKPDVVLGIGGYASGPMVLAARMRHIPTAVIDQNSVPGFTNRRLGRWVGRVFLAFDEAADYFEKGKVRLTGNPVLKRLREKAARSGSAKDTLLICGGSQGAHAINEGFIEAVKEIDKRHPGLKIVHQTGTADYEWVARKFREKKIQATVAPFFENMEEHYGRAKLAVSRAGAGTVTELALFGVPSILVPYPFSADGHQKKNAAHFVCRGAAEMVLQSDLTAEKLAEKITELLSDGKRLETMSQKARSLARPDATQKVADELMALSIK encoded by the coding sequence ATGAAACTTATCATTGCCGGAGGCGGCACCGGAGGGCATCTTTTTTCAGGTCTCGCTGTGGCGGAAGAATGGAAAGCGCGCGGCGGTTCGGTTCTCTTTGTCGGAACGCCAAAGGGGTTGGAAAAAGATCTGGTCCCCAAATATGGTTACCGTCTGGAGATGATTTCTGTTTCGTCATTAAAGGGGAGCGGAATTTTTTCAAAGCTGAAAACGCTGGCCGGCATTCCGGGGGCAATCTTGAATAGTCGACGTCTATTGAAGGAGGAAAAACCGGATGTCGTTTTGGGAATCGGCGGTTATGCCTCCGGGCCGATGGTGCTGGCGGCCCGAATGAGGCATATTCCGACGGCGGTGATCGATCAAAACTCGGTGCCAGGGTTCACGAATCGCCGGCTTGGAAGGTGGGTCGGCCGGGTTTTTTTGGCCTTTGACGAAGCGGCCGATTATTTTGAAAAAGGGAAGGTGAGGCTTACCGGCAATCCCGTTCTCAAACGGTTGCGTGAAAAGGCGGCGAGATCGGGAAGTGCAAAAGACACGTTGTTGATCTGCGGCGGTTCGCAGGGGGCCCACGCGATCAATGAGGGATTTATCGAGGCGGTGAAGGAAATAGACAAAAGACATCCCGGATTGAAAATTGTCCATCAGACAGGAACAGCCGATTATGAATGGGTGGCGCGGAAGTTCAGGGAGAAAAAAATTCAGGCGACGGTCGCCCCGTTTTTTGAAAACATGGAGGAGCATTACGGACGGGCAAAACTGGCCGTCTCGCGCGCGGGGGCGGGAACCGTGACGGAACTGGCGCTGTTCGGAGTCCCGTCGATTCTGGTGCCTTATCCCTTTTCTGCGGATGGCCACCAGAAAAAAAACGCCGCCCATTTTGTCTGCCGCGGGGCGGCGGAGATGGTTTTACAGAGCGACCTGACGGCTGAAAAACTGGCGGAAAAAATCACGGAGCTTCTTTCGGATGGGAAGCGGCTGGAAACAATGTCGCAAAAAGCGCGAAGCCTGGCAAGGCCCGACGCAACGCAAAAAGTGGCCGATGAATTAATGGCGTTATCGATAAAGTGA
- a CDS encoding UDP-N-acetylmuramate--L-alanine ligase, whose amino-acid sequence MYKKHKIHFVGIGGVGMSGIAEVLLNLGYPVSGSDLKGSGVTRRLKKRGAAIRIGHRRENLDSAEVVVVSSAIRQGNPEVMAAEERKIPIIQRAEMLAELMRFSKFGVAVAGTHGKTTTTSLVASVLYNGGCDPTMIIGGRVNSFKSNARLGRGDFMVAEADESDGSFLKLSPTIAVITGIDREHMDFYSDFNRVQEAFLQFARKVPFYGAVICCRDHPVVRQLIPKIDKRVVTYGLAEGADFEAKNILRQKGHTSYDLCVYGKKIGGIELNLMGRHNVLNSLAAIAVAFELDIPFKKIHQALKSFSGIERRCQVLLKNGSITVLDDYGHHPEEIKVTLEAIREAYPGRRLVTLFQPHRYTRTKDLFDDFTQAFDRVDCLMVTDIYPASEEPIAGVSAQSLAEAIRRKKGGEVVYLPKDKKIADEIVKAIQPGDLFVSLGAGDVTKIGKECARRLKGFGTRQ is encoded by the coding sequence ATGTATAAAAAACACAAAATTCATTTCGTCGGAATCGGCGGCGTCGGCATGAGCGGAATCGCCGAGGTTCTACTTAACCTCGGTTATCCGGTCAGCGGTTCGGACCTCAAGGGCTCCGGCGTCACGCGGCGTCTCAAAAAAAGGGGGGCGGCCATCCGCATCGGCCATCGGCGCGAAAATCTGGATTCGGCCGAGGTGGTTGTCGTCAGTTCGGCCATAAGGCAAGGGAACCCGGAGGTCATGGCCGCGGAAGAACGAAAAATTCCGATCATCCAGCGGGCCGAGATGCTCGCGGAGCTGATGCGGTTTTCCAAATTCGGCGTCGCGGTGGCCGGGACGCACGGAAAAACGACAACCACATCGCTGGTGGCGAGCGTTCTCTACAATGGCGGATGCGATCCCACGATGATCATCGGCGGGCGGGTCAACAGCTTCAAGTCGAACGCCCGTCTGGGGCGGGGCGATTTCATGGTGGCCGAGGCGGACGAGTCGGACGGCTCGTTTTTGAAATTGTCCCCCACCATCGCCGTTATCACCGGCATCGACCGCGAACATATGGATTTTTACTCCGACTTCAACCGGGTGCAGGAGGCCTTTCTTCAATTTGCGCGAAAGGTCCCCTTTTACGGCGCCGTCATCTGTTGCCGGGACCATCCGGTTGTGCGGCAGTTGATTCCAAAGATCGACAAGAGGGTGGTCACCTACGGGCTTGCCGAAGGGGCCGATTTTGAGGCGAAAAATATTTTGCGGCAGAAGGGGCATACCTCCTATGATTTGTGCGTTTATGGGAAAAAAATCGGCGGGATCGAACTGAATCTCATGGGAAGGCACAACGTGCTTAATTCACTGGCCGCCATAGCCGTTGCTTTTGAACTCGACATTCCGTTCAAGAAAATCCATCAGGCCCTTAAGTCGTTTAGCGGCATCGAACGCCGGTGCCAGGTGCTTTTGAAAAACGGCTCCATCACGGTCCTGGACGATTACGGTCATCATCCCGAAGAGATCAAGGTCACGCTGGAGGCGATCCGCGAGGCCTATCCGGGACGCCGGCTTGTGACCCTCTTTCAGCCGCACCGCTACACGCGGACAAAGGACCTCTTTGACGATTTCACGCAGGCGTTCGATCGGGTGGATTGTCTGATGGTGACCGACATCTATCCCGCGAGCGAGGAGCCGATCGCGGGGGTGTCCGCGCAAAGTTTGGCCGAGGCCATCAGGAGAAAAAAAGGGGGAGAGGTGGTTTATCTTCCCAAAGATAAAAAAATTGCGGATGAGATCGTGAAGGCGATTCAGCCGGGGGATCTGTTCGTGTCGCTGGGGGCGGGGGATGTGACAAAGATTGGAAAGGAATGCGCGAGGCGGTTGAAAGGGTTTGGAACCAGACAATGA
- the murB gene encoding UDP-N-acetylmuramate dehydrogenase, with translation MNEPITDWKEAILKKWNKDKPPGGKSAVVIKDAVRDRLAREFKGEVLTKEPMSRHTSIRIGGPADAFLVPSGLDDLIAALRIAREENIPFTMLGAGSNTLVKDGGIRGFVAVLGKFFAELQVAWESEIEADVAVGAGVGITAFVNFTRDLSLTGAEPLVGIPGTIGGAIVMNAGARGREIKDIVREITVLTREMETVKIPREKLEFEYRNLKIPRTHIVIGGLFRLHKGKAKEIAESVRNYQKKRVETQPLQFPNLGSVFKNPPPHKKRGVQLYAARLIDEAGLKNVRVGGARISEKHANFIINENNARAQDVIILIGLIKDRIRETTGVVLETEVKIVGEDS, from the coding sequence ATGAATGAACCCATAACAGACTGGAAAGAGGCAATCCTCAAAAAATGGAACAAGGACAAGCCGCCAGGCGGCAAGTCCGCCGTCGTCATTAAAGACGCCGTGCGTGACCGGCTCGCCCGCGAATTCAAGGGCGAAGTCCTCACCAAGGAGCCGATGAGCCGTCACACCAGCATCCGGATCGGCGGACCGGCCGATGCCTTTCTTGTCCCCTCCGGTCTGGACGATCTTATCGCCGCTCTTCGAATCGCGCGGGAGGAAAATATCCCCTTCACGATGCTGGGCGCCGGAAGCAACACACTGGTCAAAGACGGCGGTATCCGCGGTTTTGTCGCAGTGCTCGGCAAGTTTTTTGCTGAACTGCAAGTGGCCTGGGAGTCGGAGATAGAAGCTGACGTGGCAGTGGGGGCGGGGGTCGGCATCACCGCCTTTGTGAATTTCACCAGAGATTTGTCCCTCACCGGCGCCGAACCGCTGGTGGGGATCCCCGGCACCATCGGCGGGGCGATTGTGATGAATGCCGGGGCGCGGGGGCGCGAAATCAAGGATATTGTCCGCGAGATCACTGTTCTGACCAGGGAGATGGAGACGGTAAAAATCCCGCGCGAAAAACTGGAATTTGAATACCGGAATCTGAAAATTCCCCGAACCCATATCGTCATTGGAGGCCTGTTCCGCCTGCACAAGGGGAAGGCCAAAGAGATCGCCGAAAGTGTGCGGAATTATCAGAAAAAAAGGGTCGAAACGCAGCCGCTCCAATTCCCGAATTTGGGCTCGGTTTTTAAAAACCCCCCGCCCCACAAAAAAAGGGGGGTGCAACTTTATGCGGCCCGATTGATCGATGAGGCGGGTCTGAAAAATGTGCGCGTGGGGGGAGCCCGCATTTCGGAAAAACATGCGAACTTCATCATTAATGAGAACAATGCAAGGGCGCAGGATGTGATCATTCTCATCGGCCTCATTAAAGACAGGATCAGGGAGACAACCGGGGTTGTTTTGGAGACGGAGGTGAAGATTGTGGGAGAAGATTCATGA
- a CDS encoding D-alanine--D-alanine ligase: protein MKVAVLMGGLSKEREISLRSGRAVAGALRKKGHEVIEIDADAQVIDKLQRAKPEAVFIALHGKFGEDGTIQGILEWIRIPYTGPSLLTSAICFDKRTTKEFVAAKGILTPPFEVYREGENLDGWLAKFKGDFPCVVKPNTEGSTIGISRVTRTGDLKKAMEEALKFDRVILVEKMIEGREITVGVHRGKALPIVEVVPKSGFYDYEAKYTKGMTEYIVPAKLPDQTVQTVLGASEEIYRVLQCEGAVRIDYMLDKNGEPYFLEMNTIPGMTETSLLPKAAVCMGKSFEDLCDEILEDARLKL, encoded by the coding sequence ATGAAAGTTGCCGTTCTCATGGGAGGGTTATCCAAAGAGCGGGAGATATCGCTCCGTTCCGGAAGAGCGGTTGCCGGCGCCCTTCGCAAAAAGGGGCACGAGGTGATCGAGATTGACGCGGACGCCCAGGTGATCGACAAACTCCAGAGGGCAAAACCGGAGGCTGTATTCATCGCGCTTCATGGGAAATTCGGCGAGGACGGAACGATTCAGGGGATTCTGGAATGGATACGGATTCCCTACACCGGCCCGTCGCTTTTAACCTCGGCCATCTGTTTTGACAAGCGGACGACGAAGGAATTTGTGGCGGCAAAGGGGATTTTAACGCCGCCGTTCGAGGTTTACCGGGAAGGTGAAAACCTTGATGGATGGCTTGCAAAATTCAAAGGGGATTTCCCCTGCGTGGTGAAACCGAATACCGAAGGCTCCACCATCGGTATCTCGCGCGTCACACGGACGGGTGACCTGAAAAAAGCGATGGAGGAGGCATTGAAATTTGACCGGGTGATCCTCGTGGAAAAGATGATTGAAGGGCGGGAGATCACCGTCGGCGTCCACCGCGGAAAAGCCCTCCCCATTGTGGAGGTTGTGCCGAAAAGCGGTTTTTATGACTACGAGGCCAAATACACCAAAGGGATGACCGAATATATTGTCCCCGCAAAACTGCCGGACCAGACGGTCCAAACAGTTCTCGGGGCGAGCGAGGAGATATATCGGGTGTTGCAGTGCGAAGGGGCGGTGCGTATCGACTATATGCTGGACAAAAACGGGGAGCCTTATTTTCTGGAGATGAACACCATCCCCGGAATGACCGAGACATCGCTCCTCCCCAAGGCGGCTGTCTGCATGGGAAAGTCGTTTGAGGATTTGTGCGACGAGATTCTGGAAGATGCGCGATTGAAATTGTAA
- a CDS encoding FtsQ-type POTRA domain-containing protein has product MFFRRKFQNLKTTKRPRLYRMRRALLDWFLFAGQLLVIGGLLCGAWYFLVRSDTFTLKEMELSGPFDHTTRKAVERLAEAPYGKNLFTVNLSRLEKNIRRHPWVKRVEVRRVLPDKIRIHLEEYTPVALFDAGSLYLVSREGKIFKKLRPGEVGPSRPGGQTLAGGSFPVISGFDSERLKKFPSYYGAHVEEAFLFLNRFLLLPATQTFGVKEVHYDVTEGITVTTAKGRSEIYFGRGDYEEKLDRWRKFAAAEGEGDTPYKRIDLHVEGKIFARL; this is encoded by the coding sequence ATGTTTTTTAGGCGAAAATTCCAAAACCTGAAAACAACCAAACGCCCGCGCCTCTACCGGATGCGGCGGGCCCTGCTTGACTGGTTTTTGTTCGCGGGCCAACTGCTCGTAATCGGCGGCCTGCTGTGTGGAGCCTGGTATTTTCTGGTCAGATCGGACACCTTCACGCTCAAAGAGATGGAATTGTCCGGCCCATTTGACCACACAACGCGCAAGGCGGTGGAAAGGCTGGCCGAGGCGCCGTATGGAAAAAATCTTTTTACGGTGAATCTTTCCCGGTTGGAGAAAAATATCCGCCGTCATCCCTGGGTGAAAAGGGTGGAGGTGCGGCGCGTTCTGCCGGACAAAATCCGGATTCATCTGGAAGAATACACACCTGTGGCCCTGTTTGACGCGGGGAGTTTGTATCTGGTGAGCCGCGAAGGGAAGATTTTCAAAAAACTGCGTCCCGGCGAAGTCGGGCCGAGCCGGCCCGGCGGCCAGACCCTGGCTGGCGGATCTTTTCCGGTGATCAGCGGGTTTGATTCCGAGCGGCTGAAAAAATTTCCATCGTACTACGGGGCGCACGTGGAAGAGGCCTTTTTGTTTCTCAACCGTTTTTTGCTTCTTCCGGCGACGCAGACTTTCGGCGTCAAAGAGGTGCACTACGACGTGACGGAGGGAATCACCGTGACGACGGCAAAGGGGAGGAGTGAAATTTATTTTGGTCGTGGAGACTACGAGGAAAAGCTTGACCGGTGGCGGAAATTCGCCGCCGCAGAGGGGGAGGGAGATACGCCCTACAAGCGCATCGATCTCCATGTGGAGGGAAAAATTTTCGCACGACTGTAA
- the ftsA gene encoding cell division protein FtsA, translating to MARKDNLVVGLDIGTTKVCAIVGETTHDGIDIIGIGSHPSRGLRKGVVVNIEATVESIKKAIEEAELMAGCDITSVYAGISGGHIKGINSHGIVAVKNKEVSQNDINRVIDAAQAVAIPLDREVIHVIPQEFIVDDQDGIREPLGMSGVRLEAKVHIISAAVTSAQNIVKCANRCGLNVNDIVLEPLASSEAVLSSDEKELGVVLVDIGGGTTDIVIFSEGGIVFTSVITLGGNHVTQDIAVGLRTPAAEAEKIKQKYGCSLTSMVRQEETIEVPSVGGRKPRILSRQILAEIIEPRVEEIFSLVRQEVIRSGYEEMIASGVVLTGGATILEGMPELAEQVFDFPVRRGAPRGIGGLVDVVRSPMYSTGVGLVMYGSRSMQESNFKVRDDNVYQKVMDRMKNWIGEMF from the coding sequence ATGGCGCGTAAAGACAATCTCGTTGTCGGGCTGGATATCGGCACCACCAAGGTGTGCGCGATTGTGGGGGAGACGACCCACGACGGCATCGACATCATCGGCATCGGTTCCCACCCCTCCCGCGGTTTGAGAAAAGGGGTGGTGGTGAACATCGAGGCGACGGTGGAATCGATCAAAAAGGCCATCGAAGAGGCCGAGCTGATGGCCGGTTGCGACATCACGTCAGTCTATGCCGGAATCTCTGGAGGCCACATCAAGGGGATCAACAGCCACGGGATTGTCGCCGTGAAAAACAAGGAGGTCTCCCAAAACGACATCAACCGCGTCATCGACGCGGCGCAGGCAGTGGCCATTCCCCTGGACCGCGAGGTGATTCACGTGATTCCGCAGGAGTTTATCGTCGATGACCAGGACGGCATCCGCGAACCGCTCGGCATGTCCGGCGTCCGGCTCGAGGCAAAAGTCCACATCATCTCCGCCGCCGTCACCTCGGCGCAAAACATCGTCAAGTGCGCCAACCGTTGCGGGTTGAACGTCAACGACATCGTGCTGGAACCGCTGGCCTCAAGCGAGGCGGTTCTCTCGTCCGACGAAAAGGAACTGGGGGTGGTGCTGGTCGATATCGGCGGCGGGACAACCGATATCGTCATCTTTTCCGAAGGGGGGATTGTTTTTACCTCGGTGATCACCCTCGGCGGAAACCACGTTACCCAGGATATCGCCGTCGGCTTGAGAACCCCGGCGGCCGAGGCTGAAAAAATCAAGCAAAAATACGGGTGCAGTCTGACCTCGATGGTCCGTCAGGAAGAAACCATCGAAGTCCCCTCGGTGGGGGGCCGAAAGCCGCGGATTTTGTCCCGCCAGATTCTGGCCGAAATCATCGAGCCGCGAGTGGAGGAGATTTTTTCCCTTGTCCGTCAGGAGGTGATCCGCTCCGGTTATGAAGAGATGATCGCCTCGGGAGTGGTCTTGACCGGCGGCGCCACCATCCTCGAAGGGATGCCGGAACTCGCCGAACAGGTCTTTGACTTTCCCGTCCGCCGGGGCGCCCCGCGCGGCATCGGCGGACTGGTGGATGTGGTGCGAAGCCCGATGTATTCCACTGGCGTCGGCCTCGTGATGTATGGTAGCCGGTCCATGCAGGAATCGAATTTCAAGGTCCGCGACGACAATGTCTACCAAAAGGTGATGGACCGGATGAAAAACTGGATCGGGGAGATGTTTTGA
- the ftsZ gene encoding cell division protein FtsZ, with amino-acid sequence MFEFEENLAHTAKIKVVGAGGGGGNAVKTMIRAKMDSVEFIAANTDVQALQANEAMVKIQLGAKLTKGLGAGSNPEVGRNAALEDIRAIQEALAGADLVFITAGMGGGTGTGGAPIIARVAKEVGALTVGVVTKPFTFEGRKRLRQAETGIDELKREVDTLITIPNERLLTVAGKETPMLDAFKMADNILLQAVRGISDLITIPGLINLDFADVRTVMRETGMALMGTGSARGENRALEAAKSAISSPLLENVSISGATGILLNITGSSGMTLFEVNEASKLIQEEAHEEANIIFGAVVDDRMQDEIRVTVIATGFAREEKKPEPGWRTEIRSEERNPYGANPNGATPYVVKGATQRPIAGRLVESPSASRAPAPARVPMTTAGKGAMPAANPTSSFLRPEPGWPVGGGRPEPHLSPVGATHDDPRPARRVPSPGLSGSTPSGLTAPGASFRDTAGPLMTEAPFGRENTAKKKEFRDTDASELKKIASEIGITDMGDEEYDVPAFIRRRAD; translated from the coding sequence ATGTTCGAATTCGAGGAAAACCTGGCGCATACGGCGAAAATCAAGGTGGTTGGCGCTGGCGGCGGCGGGGGCAACGCCGTCAAGACGATGATCCGCGCCAAAATGGACAGCGTGGAATTTATCGCGGCCAACACCGATGTGCAGGCGCTTCAGGCCAACGAGGCGATGGTGAAGATCCAGCTGGGGGCCAAACTGACAAAGGGGCTGGGGGCCGGCTCCAACCCCGAAGTGGGGCGAAACGCGGCGCTCGAAGACATCCGGGCCATTCAGGAGGCGCTTGCCGGGGCCGATCTTGTTTTTATCACGGCCGGAATGGGAGGAGGAACCGGCACCGGCGGCGCCCCCATCATCGCACGCGTGGCCAAAGAAGTGGGCGCGCTCACCGTCGGGGTTGTCACCAAACCGTTTACCTTTGAAGGACGAAAAAGGCTCCGTCAGGCGGAAACCGGGATCGATGAATTAAAGCGCGAGGTCGATACCCTCATCACCATCCCCAACGAGCGCCTCCTGACGGTTGCCGGCAAAGAAACGCCGATGCTCGATGCCTTCAAGATGGCCGACAATATTCTTCTGCAGGCCGTTCGCGGCATTTCGGATCTCATCACCATCCCCGGCCTCATCAACCTCGACTTCGCCGACGTGCGCACCGTGATGCGCGAGACCGGCATGGCCCTCATGGGAACCGGCTCGGCGCGCGGCGAAAACCGGGCGCTCGAGGCGGCCAAGTCGGCCATTTCCTCCCCGCTCCTGGAAAATGTCTCCATCTCCGGCGCCACCGGCATTCTTTTGAACATCACCGGAAGCTCGGGCATGACCCTTTTTGAGGTGAACGAGGCCTCCAAGCTGATCCAGGAAGAGGCGCACGAGGAGGCGAACATTATTTTCGGCGCAGTGGTGGACGACCGGATGCAGGACGAAATCCGCGTGACAGTGATCGCCACCGGATTCGCCCGCGAGGAGAAGAAGCCGGAGCCCGGCTGGCGAACCGAAATCCGTTCCGAGGAACGAAACCCCTATGGGGCAAACCCCAACGGGGCCACCCCCTATGTGGTTAAAGGGGCAACCCAGCGCCCCATAGCGGGGCGGCTGGTTGAGTCTCCTTCCGCCAGCCGGGCTCCGGCGCCCGCGCGTGTCCCGATGACAACGGCGGGAAAGGGGGCCATGCCGGCCGCAAATCCCACATCCTCTTTCTTACGACCGGAGCCTGGCTGGCCCGTGGGGGGTGGGCGGCCGGAACCCCACCTAAGCCCCGTCGGAGCGACGCATGACGACCCAAGGCCGGCTCGAAGGGTCCCTTCGCCTGGTTTGTCGGGTTCAACCCCGTCCGGTCTCACCGCGCCGGGGGCCTCCTTTCGCGATACGGCCGGGCCGCTGATGACCGAGGCCCCCTTTGGGCGCGAAAATACGGCGAAGAAAAAAGAATTTCGCGACACCGACGCCTCCGAGCTTAAAAAAATCGCCTCCGAGATCGGCATTACCGACATGGGGGACGAAGAATACGATGTACCGGCGTTTATTCGCCGGCGTGCGGATTGA